From Salinicola endophyticus:
CAGCGAGGTGAAGATCACCGCGTAGTATGGCGCGGCGGGTGTGTTGACAATCATGCCGGTCGCTCCCTGCTCCTTCGTCAGACAATGGTTGACAGCGCTCAGCCATCGCCGCCCGCTCATTCGGCAGGCGGTCGAGCCAGATCACGCAGCATTCGGATGACCCGCGTGTTCAGACGTCGCGCCTCGTCGGCATCGAGTGCGGACCAATGTGTCGCGAACCAGCGGTCCACTTCCACCGCCAGGGCGAACAGCAGGTCCATCAACAGGCTCTGAGGCAGATCCGTACGCACCGCGCCCAGCGTCTGCCCATGCGCGATCAGTGCGGTGAACAGGCGCCGCAGCGACAGCTGAGAGGCATCCAGCGCCGCCCGCGTGGCCTCGCTTTCGTGAATGCCACAGGCCAGCGCCGCCAGCCGCTCATCACTCAGCAAGACTTGGCTGATCCGGGCGAACAGCTGCTCGATACGCTG
This genomic window contains:
- a CDS encoding TetR/AcrR family transcriptional regulator is translated as MSLSPAQRAQLLDPAEAEFARHGYAGASLNRVLVAAGMSKGQAYHYVRDKADLYAATIERALQRLIEAVDYRVGEPTEAAVFWQRIEQLFARISQVLLSDERLAALACGIHESEATRAALDASQLSLRRLFTALIAHGQTLGAVRTDLPQSLLMDLLFALAVEVDRWFATHWSALDADEARRLNTRVIRMLRDLARPPAE